One window of the Streptomyces sp. TS71-3 genome contains the following:
- a CDS encoding DUF397 domain-containing protein, giving the protein MNVKRSRYKSSELSWFTSSYSAGDGGQCVEVALEWHKSSHSAGDGGECVEIATCPHAIHIRDSKEITRPGLTVNAAAWTEFVDFTTR; this is encoded by the coding sequence ATGAACGTCAAGCGTTCCAGGTACAAGAGCAGCGAACTGTCCTGGTTCACAAGTAGTTACAGCGCAGGAGACGGCGGGCAGTGCGTCGAGGTCGCGTTGGAGTGGCACAAGTCCAGCCACAGCGCCGGTGACGGGGGCGAATGCGTCGAGATAGCCACCTGCCCCCACGCCATCCACATTCGGGACTCCAAGGAGATAACCCGGCCCGGCCTGACGGTGAACGCCGCCGCCTGGACCGAGTTCGTCGACTTCACCACGCGATAG
- a CDS encoding helix-turn-helix transcriptional regulator, which yields MSEANEAADAADVPDGAEPEANSGLLRVFGRQLKRCRLRAGLERPEFGRMVGYSVSTIAAFEQGRRIPPPRFIDQADEILDAGGVLLEMKEEVARAQYPPFFQDAAQLESKAVELHVYATQAVPGLLQTEEYGRAVFRMWRPLLEEEIIGQRLAARLERQAIFTRQPLPHLSFVIEEAVLHRRIGGEHVWRGQLEQVILVGQARNVDIQVMPMRQGEHAGLAGPFTLMETKDGRRIAYTEVQSDSRLHTERTRVRELEATYGTLRAQALTPHESLALIEKLLGEG from the coding sequence ATGAGCGAAGCGAATGAGGCGGCGGACGCCGCGGATGTGCCGGATGGGGCGGAGCCGGAGGCCAACTCGGGGCTGCTGCGGGTCTTCGGACGGCAGTTGAAACGGTGCCGGCTGCGGGCGGGCCTGGAACGGCCCGAGTTCGGGCGGATGGTCGGCTACTCGGTGTCGACGATCGCCGCGTTCGAGCAGGGGCGGCGGATTCCGCCGCCGCGGTTCATCGACCAGGCGGACGAGATCCTTGACGCGGGCGGCGTCCTGCTGGAGATGAAGGAGGAGGTTGCGCGGGCGCAGTACCCGCCGTTCTTCCAGGATGCGGCGCAGTTGGAGTCGAAGGCGGTTGAGCTACATGTGTACGCGACACAGGCAGTGCCCGGGTTGTTACAGACAGAGGAGTATGGACGGGCGGTCTTCCGGATGTGGCGGCCCCTTCTGGAAGAGGAAATCATCGGACAGCGCCTCGCGGCCCGTCTGGAGAGGCAGGCGATCTTCACTCGGCAACCCCTTCCACACCTGAGTTTTGTCATCGAGGAGGCCGTGCTACACCGCCGGATCGGTGGCGAACACGTCTGGCGAGGGCAATTGGAGCAGGTCATCCTGGTCGGGCAAGCGCGTAACGTTGACATTCAGGTGATGCCGATGCGGCAAGGTGAACATGCAGGCCTTGCGGGTCCCTTCACCCTGATGGAAACGAAGGACGGGCGCCGGATCGCCTACACCGAGGTACAGAGTGACAGTCGGCTGCACACCGAGCGCACCAGGGTGAGGGAGCTGGAAGCCACTTACGGGACGCTACGGGCGCAGGCGCTCACTCCGCACGAGTCGTTGGCCCTGATTGAGAAACTGCTGGGAGAGGGATGA
- a CDS encoding AAA domain-containing protein: MLHDTLHGTARGVVVDSPPGAGKSTLVVRAALELAAAGHPLMVVAQTNAQVDDLVLRIAEKAPDLPVGRLHSSDADAYDKALDDLPQVRTAAKAADLAGLDVVLSTAAKWAHVKGVEQWGHAIVDEAYQMRSDGLLAVAGLFERALFVGDPGQLDPFAIVGSDQWAGLSYDPSASAVSTLLAHNPGLPQHRLPVSWRLPASAAPLVSAAFYPYTPFRSGTGHGERALRFAVASDGSGADRVIDEAAASGWGLLELPARHTPRTDPEAVHAVAQVVRRLLERGGTARSERAPDPLPLTADRIAVGTAHRDQAAAVRSALAALGITDVVADTANRLQGREYDVTVVLHPLSGRPDATAFHLETGRLCVLASRHRHACVVVCRAGVAELLDDHPSMEPVQLGVTIKFPDGWEANHAVLSHLAEHRVAAR, from the coding sequence ATCCTGCACGACACCCTGCACGGCACCGCGCGCGGCGTGGTCGTCGACTCCCCGCCGGGCGCCGGCAAGTCCACGCTGGTGGTGCGCGCCGCGCTGGAACTGGCCGCGGCGGGCCACCCGCTGATGGTGGTGGCGCAGACGAACGCCCAGGTCGACGACCTGGTGCTGCGGATCGCCGAGAAGGCCCCCGACCTGCCGGTGGGCCGGCTGCACAGCAGTGACGCCGACGCCTACGACAAGGCGCTCGACGACCTCCCCCAGGTGCGCACCGCCGCGAAGGCGGCCGACCTCGCCGGGCTCGACGTCGTCCTGTCGACGGCCGCGAAGTGGGCGCACGTCAAGGGCGTCGAGCAGTGGGGGCACGCGATCGTGGACGAGGCGTACCAGATGCGCTCGGACGGGCTGCTGGCCGTGGCGGGCCTCTTCGAGCGGGCGCTGTTCGTGGGCGACCCGGGCCAGCTCGACCCGTTCGCGATCGTCGGCTCCGACCAGTGGGCCGGGCTGTCCTACGACCCGTCGGCGAGCGCCGTGTCGACACTGCTCGCGCACAACCCCGGCCTGCCGCAGCACCGCCTGCCGGTGTCGTGGCGCCTGCCGGCGTCCGCGGCGCCGCTGGTCTCGGCGGCCTTCTACCCGTACACGCCGTTCCGCAGCGGCACCGGGCACGGAGAGCGTGCGCTGCGCTTCGCCGTGGCGTCGGACGGCTCCGGCGCGGACCGCGTGATCGACGAGGCCGCGGCGTCGGGCTGGGGCCTGCTGGAACTCCCCGCCCGGCACACCCCCCGCACGGACCCCGAGGCGGTGCACGCGGTCGCCCAGGTGGTCCGCCGGCTGCTGGAGCGCGGCGGAACGGCACGTTCCGAACGGGCGCCGGACCCGCTGCCGCTGACCGCGGACCGCATCGCCGTGGGCACCGCGCACCGCGACCAGGCGGCGGCCGTGCGGTCGGCGCTCGCCGCGCTCGGCATCACGGACGTCGTCGCGGACACGGCCAACCGCCTGCAAGGCCGCGAGTACGACGTCACGGTGGTCCTGCACCCGCTCTCCGGCCGCCCGGACGCCACGGCGTTCCACCTGGAGACGGGCCGCCTGTGCGTGCTGGCCTCGCGCCACCGGCACGCCTGCGTCGTGGTGTGCCGGGCGGGCGTCGCGGAGCTGCTGGACGACCACCCGTCCATGGAACCGGTGCAGCTCGGCGTCACCATCAAGTTCCCGGACGGCTGGGAGGCGAACCACGCGGTGCTGTCGCACCTGGCGGAACACCGGGTGGCGGCGCGCTAG
- a CDS encoding spermidine synthase yields MAKGKGRRAEGGARGERGERGERAGRRRIGDAVVRAEVGGGTAELMPDPDRPRARTLLLDGAPQSHVDLDDPAYLDFAYQRRLGHLIDLAAPPGRPVRALHLGGGAFTLARYTAATRPRSTQQVVEHDAALVDFVRRELPLDPAARIRVRCADARAALSRFPDGWADLVITDVFGGARTPAHLTSTEFVAEVHRVLAAGGHYAANLADGPPLTHLRAQVATAATRFAELALIADPAVLRGRRFGNAVLVACDHPLPLAELTRRCAADPGHGRVEHGRALTDFTAGAPPVTDATAADSPAPPPGAFGAG; encoded by the coding sequence ATGGCAAAGGGCAAGGGGCGCCGGGCGGAGGGCGGCGCGCGAGGGGAGCGCGGAGAGCGCGGGGAGCGGGCGGGGCGGCGCCGGATCGGGGACGCCGTGGTCCGCGCCGAGGTCGGCGGCGGCACCGCCGAGCTGATGCCCGACCCGGACCGGCCGCGGGCCCGGACCCTGCTCCTGGACGGCGCCCCGCAGTCGCACGTGGACCTCGACGATCCGGCGTACCTCGACTTCGCCTACCAGCGCAGGCTCGGGCACCTCATCGACCTGGCGGCCCCGCCCGGCCGGCCCGTGCGCGCCCTGCACCTCGGCGGCGGGGCCTTCACGCTCGCCCGCTACACCGCCGCCACCCGGCCCCGTTCCACCCAGCAGGTCGTCGAGCACGACGCGGCGCTCGTCGACTTCGTCCGCCGCGAACTGCCGCTGGACCCCGCCGCACGCATCCGCGTGCGCTGCGCGGACGCCCGCGCCGCGCTGTCCCGCTTCCCCGACGGCTGGGCCGACCTGGTGATCACTGACGTGTTCGGCGGGGCACGCACCCCCGCCCACCTCACCAGCACCGAGTTCGTCGCCGAGGTCCACCGGGTCCTCGCGGCCGGCGGCCACTACGCGGCGAACCTCGCGGACGGCCCCCCGCTCACCCATCTGCGCGCCCAGGTCGCGACCGCGGCCACGCGGTTCGCCGAGCTGGCGCTGATCGCCGACCCGGCCGTGCTGCGCGGCAGGCGCTTCGGCAACGCCGTGCTCGTGGCCTGCGACCATCCCCTGCCGCTGGCCGAGCTCACCCGCCGCTGCGCCGCGGACCCGGGGCACGGCCGCGTCGAACACGGCCGGGCCCTCACCGACTTCACCGCCGGGGCACCGCCCGTCACCGACGCCACCGCGGCGGACTCACCGGCCCCGCCACCGGGGGCGTTCGGCGCGGGGTGA
- a CDS encoding IS1182 family transposase yields the protein MVRAAFPKGTLAVRVREVLGPVFEDEAFAAAFPRRGRPAVSPGALALVSVLQYAEGLSDRQAADQVRARMDWKFLLGLHLDDPGFDFTVLGDFRSRLLAHGLEEQLLDTVLERLSQAGLLRAGGRQRTDSTHVLASVRSLNRMEFVGETLRAALEALAAAVPDWLAPLIDASWAERYGAKIDSYRFPKGENVRQEWAEQVGRDGFTILEAVGHSTGLPWLREVPAVKTLRHAWEQQYHRDGQEVCWREGKDLPPGRKRLASPYDPDARYGVKRGSGWTGFKTHLTETCEPDALHVITNVETTSANVDDAEMTQVIHQHLGKRQLLPDEHIVDAGYVTAAHILTARDDHNITLLGPVGADTHHTKRGDGDQSPDLTQAAFHVDWDAKQVTCPVGAVSVTWSDQRKPSGTPITRVHFTREDCDPCPLRSRCTKATNGKYGRSLTLLPRDQQEVLAQQRAEQRTEEWKARYDIRAGVEGTISQAARRTRLRRTPYHGQPKTHLANLLSAAAINLIRLDAWTTGLQPGGTHTSHLARLALAA from the coding sequence GTGGTGCGGGCGGCGTTCCCGAAGGGAACGCTGGCCGTTCGGGTTCGGGAGGTGCTGGGGCCGGTGTTCGAGGATGAGGCCTTCGCGGCGGCGTTCCCCCGGCGTGGCCGCCCGGCAGTGTCGCCCGGCGCGCTGGCGCTGGTGTCGGTGTTGCAATACGCCGAGGGCTTGTCGGACCGGCAGGCAGCCGACCAGGTCAGGGCGAGGATGGACTGGAAGTTCCTGCTCGGCCTCCATCTGGATGATCCGGGGTTCGACTTCACCGTCCTGGGAGACTTCCGCTCCCGTCTGCTCGCCCATGGCCTTGAGGAACAGCTCCTGGACACGGTGCTGGAGCGCCTGTCGCAGGCTGGGCTGTTGCGCGCGGGCGGGCGCCAGCGCACCGACTCCACGCATGTGCTGGCCTCGGTGAGGTCGCTGAACCGGATGGAGTTCGTCGGCGAGACCCTGCGGGCGGCTTTGGAAGCCCTGGCCGCAGCAGTACCAGACTGGCTCGCCCCGTTGATCGATGCGTCCTGGGCGGAACGCTACGGAGCCAAGATCGACAGCTACCGGTTCCCGAAAGGCGAGAACGTCCGCCAGGAGTGGGCCGAGCAGGTCGGCAGGGACGGCTTCACCATCCTGGAGGCCGTCGGTCATTCCACCGGCCTGCCCTGGCTGCGGGAGGTCCCGGCAGTAAAGACCCTTCGCCATGCCTGGGAGCAGCAATATCACCGGGACGGACAGGAGGTGTGCTGGCGGGAGGGCAAGGACCTCCCGCCGGGCAGAAAGCGCCTGGCCTCCCCCTACGACCCCGACGCGCGTTACGGCGTCAAGCGCGGCTCGGGCTGGACCGGGTTCAAGACGCACCTGACCGAGACCTGCGAACCCGATGCGCTTCACGTGATCACCAATGTGGAGACGACCAGCGCGAACGTCGATGACGCCGAGATGACTCAGGTCATCCATCAGCACCTGGGTAAGCGCCAGTTGCTGCCGGACGAGCACATCGTGGACGCCGGCTACGTCACCGCGGCCCACATCCTGACAGCCCGCGACGACCACAACATCACCCTGCTCGGCCCGGTCGGCGCCGATACCCACCACACCAAGCGCGGTGACGGCGACCAGAGCCCGGACCTGACCCAGGCCGCCTTCCACGTGGACTGGGACGCGAAGCAGGTCACCTGCCCCGTAGGAGCGGTCAGCGTCACATGGTCCGACCAGCGCAAACCCAGCGGCACCCCCATCACCCGGGTCCACTTCACGCGCGAGGACTGCGATCCTTGTCCGCTGCGGTCCCGCTGCACCAAGGCCACGAACGGGAAGTACGGCCGGAGCCTGACACTCCTGCCCCGTGACCAGCAGGAAGTCCTGGCCCAGCAGCGGGCCGAGCAGCGGACCGAGGAATGGAAGGCCCGCTACGACATCCGCGCCGGCGTCGAAGGCACAATCTCCCAGGCCGCCCGCCGCACCCGCCTCCGGCGCACGCCCTACCACGGCCAGCCCAAGACCCATCTCGCGAACCTCCTCTCGGCCGCCGCCATCAACCTCATCCGCCTCGACGCCTGGACCACCGGCCTCCAGCCAGGAGGAACCCACACCTCCCACCTCGCCCGACTCGCCCTCGCCGCATGA
- a CDS encoding DUF397 domain-containing protein, translating into MLNGTDLYALDINGASFVKACGGPCTEGCVTLARIGDDAWALGDSKRPDTEPLRFTTEELDAAGIDPARFGLHV; encoded by the coding sequence ATGCTGAACGGAACCGACCTGTACGCGCTCGACATCAACGGGGCCTCGTTCGTCAAGGCGTGCGGCGGCCCCTGCACCGAAGGGTGCGTGACCCTCGCCCGGATCGGCGACGACGCCTGGGCCCTGGGTGACAGCAAGCGGCCGGACACCGAACCGCTGCGGTTCACCACGGAGGAGCTGGACGCCGCCGGGATCGACCCGGCGCGCTTCGGCCTCCACGTCTGA
- a CDS encoding phosphatase PAP2 family protein, with protein MPQTDAPVTGATVSFRLRWWTELPLILAVYATYSAGRLLARSGAAVPTRHGLTILHLERVLHLDVEGPLNRLFAHHLAIGLPSDFWYASLHYLVTPAIVVWLFRTRPDQYRISRTWLLLSTFVGLVGFALLPTCPPRLLPPANGFIDTMAEYSSYGWWGGDASAPRGLGGMTNQYAAMPSLHVGWALWCGLMLWRHGRSPLTRVAAVGYPLITTIVVVGTANHYLLDAVAGVAVMAAGLLLSRPALRLADTARARLTGRLAPALTAWTQAAFAGTAAAPAGTPAAPGRAVPARGAAIVGDECQTSAGERIPRPRKQRAEPSTRPADAGDGAAAPAR; from the coding sequence ATGCCGCAGACGGACGCACCGGTCACCGGTGCGACAGTTAGCTTCCGGCTCCGCTGGTGGACCGAACTACCTCTGATCCTGGCGGTGTACGCCACCTACTCCGCGGGCCGGCTGCTCGCCCGCAGCGGTGCGGCCGTCCCGACCCGGCACGGGCTGACGATCCTGCACCTGGAGAGGGTCCTCCACCTCGACGTGGAAGGGCCGCTGAACCGCCTCTTCGCGCACCACCTGGCGATCGGCCTGCCCTCGGACTTCTGGTACGCGTCGCTGCACTACCTCGTCACGCCCGCGATAGTCGTCTGGCTCTTCCGCACCCGCCCCGACCAGTACCGCATCAGCCGCACCTGGCTGCTGCTGTCCACGTTCGTCGGCCTCGTCGGCTTCGCGCTGCTGCCGACCTGCCCGCCCCGGCTGCTGCCGCCGGCGAACGGGTTCATCGACACCATGGCCGAGTACAGCTCCTACGGCTGGTGGGGCGGCGACGCCAGCGCGCCGCGCGGCCTCGGCGGGATGACCAACCAGTACGCGGCGATGCCGAGCCTGCACGTCGGCTGGGCGCTGTGGTGCGGGCTGATGCTGTGGCGCCACGGCCGCTCGCCGCTCACCAGGGTCGCCGCGGTCGGCTACCCGCTGATCACCACGATCGTCGTGGTCGGCACCGCCAACCACTACCTCCTCGACGCCGTCGCGGGCGTCGCCGTGATGGCCGCCGGGCTGCTGCTCAGCCGGCCCGCCCTGCGGCTGGCCGACACCGCGCGGGCCCGGCTCACGGGGCGCCTCGCACCGGCGCTGACGGCCTGGACGCAGGCCGCGTTCGCGGGGACGGCGGCCGCTCCCGCGGGGACGCCGGCCGCTCCCGGACGGGCGGTACCCGCCCGGGGTGCCGCGATTGTCGGTGACGAGTGCCAGACTTCGGCGGGTGAGCGAATTCCCCGACCGCGCAAGCAGCGTGCCGAGCCGAGCACCCGCCCCGCCGACGCGGGGGACGGCGCTGCGGCACCGGCTCGCTGA
- a CDS encoding helix-turn-helix transcriptional regulator, producing the protein MTFEPEQMGRSRNDLAQKLRELRTRAGLTGDRLARRCNMSQSQISRFETGRKTPSLVDVERILRALDATADTVTEITTLARIANTEWQGKRSSWRRGMEKRQTELAALEAESAEFRYFLPAMITGLLATPAYMLAGLAHTPGDPARTIARKLEQQTVLHDRAKHFTFLLTEQAARWAIIPPSGMITQIDRLISLSRLPNLRIGVIPTGTVLPRGPMNTFTIYDDRLATVENFTGRMVFRDARDVSEHLAVFSLFEQHAHFDDDARVLLRLWADNYR; encoded by the coding sequence GTGACATTTGAGCCCGAGCAGATGGGCCGGTCAAGGAACGACCTGGCACAGAAACTCCGAGAGTTGCGGACGCGAGCCGGTCTGACCGGAGACCGGCTCGCTCGCCGCTGCAATATGTCTCAAAGCCAGATCAGTAGGTTCGAGACCGGCAGGAAGACGCCGAGCCTCGTGGACGTCGAGCGCATCCTCCGGGCGCTCGACGCCACTGCGGACACGGTTACGGAGATCACAACCCTCGCGCGGATCGCCAATACGGAATGGCAGGGGAAGCGTTCCTCTTGGCGTCGGGGGATGGAGAAGCGGCAGACTGAACTGGCCGCGCTGGAGGCCGAGTCCGCAGAGTTCCGGTACTTCCTGCCCGCCATGATTACCGGGCTGTTGGCCACCCCCGCATACATGCTGGCCGGTCTTGCCCATACCCCAGGTGACCCCGCGAGGACCATCGCACGCAAACTGGAGCAGCAAACGGTCCTGCACGACAGGGCGAAGCATTTTACGTTCCTGCTCACCGAACAGGCGGCAAGGTGGGCGATCATTCCGCCCTCGGGCATGATCACGCAGATCGACCGGCTGATATCACTGTCCCGTCTGCCGAACCTCCGTATCGGCGTCATTCCGACCGGGACGGTCCTGCCACGTGGTCCCATGAACACGTTCACGATCTATGACGATCGGCTGGCGACAGTGGAGAACTTCACCGGCCGCATGGTCTTCCGGGACGCACGCGACGTCTCCGAACATCTCGCCGTTTTCTCCCTGTTCGAGCAGCATGCTCACTTCGATGATGACGCAAGGGTCCTGCTCCGGCTCTGGGCGGACAACTACCGCTGA
- a CDS encoding DUF6879 family protein, with protein sequence MLLDGEEWRKIFDAYEHHAWRFEAQPTYTMPNEAENVARFLQGDPKPANHNARWHERVRGYVASGRTIGRVRVVRRPLTDYQRYQFTWGIPDNIAAGEDIRVLDVTGNDHGLPLSGTDWWMFDEARVVHLNYRPDGTQINRELIATDLAPYLEWQRIALAHSVPFTEYVKAFE encoded by the coding sequence GTGCTCTTGGATGGTGAGGAGTGGCGGAAGATCTTCGACGCGTACGAACACCACGCATGGCGCTTCGAGGCACAACCCACGTACACCATGCCCAACGAAGCGGAGAACGTCGCCCGCTTCCTTCAGGGGGACCCGAAGCCCGCGAACCACAACGCGCGATGGCATGAACGCGTGCGGGGCTATGTGGCATCGGGGCGCACCATCGGTCGGGTGAGGGTTGTTCGCCGGCCGTTGACGGACTACCAACGGTACCAATTCACTTGGGGAATTCCGGACAACATAGCGGCGGGAGAGGACATTCGCGTTCTGGATGTCACCGGGAACGACCATGGGCTTCCCCTTTCGGGAACCGATTGGTGGATGTTCGACGAAGCGCGGGTGGTGCACCTGAACTACCGTCCGGACGGAACACAGATCAACCGGGAGCTGATCGCCACCGACCTCGCCCCGTACCTGGAGTGGCAGCGCATCGCCCTGGCACACTCAGTGCCGTTTACAGAGTACGTGAAAGCCTTCGAGTGA
- a CDS encoding nuclear transport factor 2 family protein: MPVPVGYEVEQQIRLTLHRYCETIDTADFEGFAALFERGRWFMVSEPGSQPVRDWLDERIVLYDGHSYTRHEISNLSVRPTDSPDEAVFNCYVTIWQDLPGQPPNLLAHAQFDGSFERSGDTWWWSTHGMTVQYAGDLSGHIKGGLG, encoded by the coding sequence ATGCCAGTGCCAGTGGGCTACGAGGTGGAGCAGCAGATCAGGCTGACTCTGCACCGGTACTGCGAAACGATCGACACCGCGGACTTCGAGGGGTTTGCGGCGCTGTTCGAGCGGGGCCGCTGGTTCATGGTGTCGGAGCCCGGATCACAGCCGGTTCGTGACTGGCTGGACGAGCGCATCGTGCTCTACGACGGGCACAGCTACACCAGGCACGAGATCTCGAATCTGAGTGTCCGCCCCACCGACTCTCCGGACGAGGCGGTCTTCAACTGCTACGTCACCATCTGGCAGGACCTTCCGGGACAGCCGCCGAACCTGCTGGCCCACGCTCAGTTCGACGGCTCGTTCGAACGGTCCGGGGATACCTGGTGGTGGTCCACGCACGGTATGACGGTGCAGTACGCCGGCGACCTGAGCGGACACATCAAGGGTGGTCTCGGGTGA
- the argJ gene encoding bifunctional glutamate N-acetyltransferase/amino-acid acetyltransferase ArgJ — protein MMHGYESVSVDEGPEPPEWPREFRAHTGHGGLRERGDDISVVVSDRPSTSAAMFTKSHFAGPAVVLSRANAAGRAMRAVVTLAQNANVATGRQGAEHAAEVVGRVAALTGVPQGEVLIGSTGVIGRPLPMADIRAHFDEAAALGTAAFGAAPPDVARAMMTTDTRPKTAVRTVGRARLVGVAKGVGMLEPNMATMLAYVLTDAAVPADALDAALRAAVDTSFHCLSVDTDTSTSDTVAVIANGAAGPVDTPELAAALADLCLDLTRQLARDGEGATKLLRVTVGGALNPAQARRIAKSVLNSPLVKTAVHGADPNWGRVVMAVGKNTEHPDDAAIRPGLVTVGFGDVEVYPREPGPDTLARLADAMRPPEDGSVDITVTLGLGPAAAMVYGCDLSAEYVRVNADYTT, from the coding sequence ATGATGCATGGCTATGAATCCGTGAGTGTGGACGAGGGGCCGGAACCGCCCGAGTGGCCCCGCGAGTTCCGGGCCCACACCGGGCACGGCGGGCTCAGGGAGCGCGGGGACGACATCTCGGTCGTCGTCTCGGACCGGCCGTCGACCAGCGCGGCGATGTTCACCAAGAGCCACTTCGCCGGGCCCGCCGTGGTGTTGAGCAGGGCGAACGCCGCGGGGCGGGCGATGCGCGCCGTGGTGACCCTCGCGCAGAACGCCAACGTCGCCACCGGGCGGCAGGGCGCCGAGCACGCCGCCGAGGTCGTCGGACGGGTCGCCGCGCTCACCGGCGTGCCCCAGGGTGAGGTGCTGATCGGCAGCACCGGCGTCATCGGCCGCCCCCTGCCGATGGCCGACATCCGGGCCCACTTCGACGAGGCCGCCGCCCTGGGCACCGCGGCGTTCGGGGCGGCTCCGCCGGACGTGGCGCGCGCGATGATGACCACCGACACGCGCCCGAAGACCGCCGTGCGCACCGTCGGCCGGGCCCGCCTCGTCGGTGTCGCCAAGGGCGTCGGCATGCTGGAGCCGAACATGGCCACGATGCTGGCCTACGTCCTCACCGACGCCGCCGTGCCGGCCGACGCCCTGGACGCGGCGCTCCGTGCGGCCGTCGACACCAGCTTCCACTGCCTCAGCGTGGACACCGACACCTCCACCTCCGACACGGTCGCCGTCATCGCGAACGGCGCGGCCGGACCCGTGGACACCCCCGAGTTAGCGGCGGCGCTCGCCGATCTCTGCCTGGACCTCACCCGGCAACTCGCCCGGGACGGAGAGGGCGCCACCAAGCTGCTCCGCGTCACCGTCGGCGGAGCCCTGAACCCGGCCCAGGCGCGGCGGATCGCCAAGAGCGTGCTGAACTCCCCGCTGGTCAAGACCGCGGTGCACGGCGCCGACCCCAACTGGGGCAGGGTCGTCATGGCCGTCGGCAAGAACACCGAGCACCCGGACGACGCCGCCATCCGCCCCGGCCTCGTCACCGTCGGGTTCGGAGACGTCGAGGTGTACCCGCGGGAGCCGGGCCCTGACACCCTCGCCCGGCTCGCCGACGCCATGCGGCCCCCCGAGGACGGCAGCGTGGACATCACCGTCACCCTCGGCCTGGGGCCTGCCGCGGCGATGGTCTACGGCTGCGACCTGTCCGCGGAGTACGTCCGCGTCAACGCGGATTACACGACGTAG
- a CDS encoding ATP-binding protein, translating to MNSENSPAPVGTTDHSALREFAMRFTSSRRGARLARRLVSHRLDSWGHPYDSRANETLTLITAELAANAVRHGHVPGRDFHVRLTGVGPVLRVDVTDTRTERVPPLSSQEPPGDAEAGRGLLIVSLLATRWGVAPRESAPGKTVWAELHLR from the coding sequence ATGAACAGCGAGAATTCCCCCGCACCGGTGGGCACCACCGACCACTCCGCCCTCCGTGAGTTCGCGATGCGGTTCACGTCGTCGCGGCGTGGCGCGCGGCTCGCCCGCCGTCTCGTCTCGCACCGGCTCGATTCCTGGGGCCACCCCTACGACAGTCGTGCCAACGAGACGTTGACGCTGATCACTGCGGAGCTGGCCGCCAACGCCGTGCGGCACGGGCACGTGCCGGGCCGGGACTTCCACGTTCGGCTGACCGGGGTGGGCCCGGTCCTCCGGGTCGACGTCACCGACACCCGCACCGAACGCGTGCCACCGCTCTCCTCCCAGGAGCCGCCGGGCGACGCCGAAGCGGGGCGGGGCCTGCTCATCGTGAGCTTGCTGGCGACCCGCTGGGGGGTCGCACCGCGTGAGAGCGCGCCCGGCAAGACGGTGTGGGCGGAGTTGCACCTGCGGTGA